In Phaseolus vulgaris cultivar G19833 chromosome 3, P. vulgaris v2.0, whole genome shotgun sequence, the sequence tcTAAAGACCTAAatatgctttaacaaaagaggtttctaatgtttccctctaagcaccttcaaacaaagaaattacaaaaagagaaaataaacatccattagctcctaaagctttgaacatgcttcttgtaagcctttgaggtgggctttgacctccatgggcgtcctccacttgagcctcaacctcttcttgctcttgatgattggcctccatgtccacttgagcttgatctccatcactactcaatgccctgaagagagaaagttatcttatgccatctatatgcttattgaagaagctgagttttggtggataggcatgaagcaaatgatggaagacaGAAGAAAAGATGCCACttgggagaacttcaaagtaagattcctagaggagtattttcctgatagtgtcagatatgcaaaagaaattgaattcaagtagctggaacaaggaaatctttcggtcactgaatatgctactaggttcaaacacctagctagattctacacctagaccatgactgaggcttggagatgtagaaaatttgagtttgggttgaagcaagagcttaaagaagtggtgattcCTATGTCTATTAGAGATTTCCCCGCTCtagtggagaaagcaaaagtagtggagagtttgaaaaGTAGTAGCAGACTTGTTAAGCCTCAAGTGGGAGGACCTTCTAGAAGCACACCTAAATATGAAGATAAAAAGAAGCCTTATtccaaacctcaatcttatagcaGTGGAAGACCCAGTTCTCAATCACCACCTAGTTTCAAATGTTTTAGATGCGGTGGGCCACATGTTGTTAGATTTTACCCTGATCCAGTGTCAAACGTGACATGTGATAGATGTCACAGGTATGACCATGCAACAAAAGACTGTCGTGTCCAATTGGGAGCTCCAAATTCTGGCGGAGTGCAGGaagtacaacaaaatagtaataaaaaaccaAAAGTTGCTGGTAGAGTTTTTGCTATTAGTGGAGCTAAAGCTTCGCAGTCCGATagccttgttagaggtatttgttctatccttggaacacaatcatctgtattgtttgattctggggcaacccattcttttatatcttttaattgtgctaagaaacttaagttgCTAGTCCGAGAGTTAGAAtttgagttggtggtatctacaccaacagaagggattatagtaacttcttccatgagtgctgagtgtccagtaattatagatgggcagagatacaagatcaacatgatttgtatacctctaaaagatttggaggttatattgggaatgaattggttgtctgctaatcatatccttatagattgtgatcgaaagaagttaattttccctggattagaaggaatgcaggttatctcagctcatcagtttgaaagagagatacaagaaggtgcaaaatgttttatgttcttggcttgttctatagttactgataaagtacaaaaagatatgtttgtagttcaggagtttatggatgtatttcctgatgagattcctggacttccaccaaagagagagatagagtttgcaatTGACTTGATTCCTAGAGCAGGCCCTGTGTCAATTTCTCCATATCGAATGGAACCAGCAGAGTtaagaaacaactagaagactta encodes:
- the LOC137839215 gene encoding uncharacterized protein yields the protein MTEAWRCRKFEFGLKQELKEVVIPMSIRDFPALVEKAKVVESLKSSSRLVKPQVGGPSRSTPKYEDKKKPYSKPQSYSSGRPSSQSPPSFKCFRCGGPHVVRFYPDPVSNVTCDRCHRYDHATKDCRVQLGAPNSGGVQEVQQNSNKKPKVAGRVFAISGAKASQSDSLVRGICSILGTQSSVLFDSGATHSFISFNCAKKLKLLVRELEFELVVSTPTEGIIVTSSMSAECPEFMDVFPDEIPGLPPKREIEFAIDLIPRAGPVSISPYRMEPAELRNN